CTGCTGACCGGTCTCGGCCTCGCCGACGCCGACGGCAAGAAGGTCGACGGCGCCTCGCCCAAGACCATCGAGGTCTTCGCCGGCAGCCCCGACGACAACAACGCGACCTTCTTCTTCAACGGCGCGATGGACACCCTCAAGCCCTACATCGAAGACGGCTCGCTGACGATCGGCTCCGGTCAGGACCAGTTCACGCAGGCCGCGACGCAGCAGTGGGACCCCGCCACCGCCAAGGCCCGCATGCAGAACCTGATCGCCTCGACCTACTCGGGCGGCACCAAGCTCGACGGCGTGCTCTCGCCCTATGACGGCATCTCGATCGGCATCATCTCGGCCCTCGAGGGCGCTGGCTACGCCAGTGACGCCCTGCCGGTCATCACCGGCCAGGACGCCGAGGCCGCCTCGGTCAAGTCGATCATCGAGGGTCAGCAGTACTCGACGATCTACAAGGACACCCGCCAGCTCGCCGACCAGTCCGTGCTGATGGCTGACGACCTGCTGACCGGCAAGACGCCCGAGACGAACGACGACAAGACGTACGACAACGGCGAGAAGGTCGTCCCGACCTTCCTCTTCCAGCCGACCATCGTCACCAAGGACAACTACAAGAAGGTCCTGATCGACAGCGGCTACTACACCGAGGCCGACCTCAAGTAGGTCCCTCCCCTGCGAGAACCGAGGAGGCGCCGGTCGCCGACCAGCGCCTCCTCGTCTCTCTGCTCCCCAGCGGCACCCACCCGACACACGGAAGAAGGAACACGTGGCGAACACGATCCTCGAGATGCGGGAGATCACCAAGACGTTCCCCGGCGTCAAGGCCCTGCAGGACGTCACGCTCGAGGTCGAGCGTGGCCAGGTCCACGCGATCTGCGGCGAGAACGGCGCCGGCAAGTCGACGCTGATG
This genomic interval from Frigoribacterium sp. Leaf415 contains the following:
- the chvE gene encoding multiple monosaccharide ABC transporter substrate-binding protein, translated to MTPDTNGTTVKKKLLVGIVAVGMAFSLAACSGGGGGRGGDAGGSSSGDNAGALVGVAMPTKVSERWIKDGDAVKSALEDKGYKVDLEYADNKIPQQVQQISNMITKGAKVLIVASIDGGSLSDQLDSAAKAGIKVISYDRLLTGNENVDYYVSFDNYKVGVDQGTSLLTGLGLADADGKKVDGASPKTIEVFAGSPDDNNATFFFNGAMDTLKPYIEDGSLTIGSGQDQFTQAATQQWDPATAKARMQNLIASTYSGGTKLDGVLSPYDGISIGIISALEGAGYASDALPVITGQDAEAASVKSIIEGQQYSTIYKDTRQLADQSVLMADDLLTGKTPETNDDKTYDNGEKVVPTFLFQPTIVTKDNYKKVLIDSGYYTEADLK